A single region of the Calonectris borealis chromosome 21, bCalBor7.hap1.2, whole genome shotgun sequence genome encodes:
- the FAM163B gene encoding protein FAM163B: MTAGTVVITGGILATVILLCIIAVLCYCRLQYYCCKKDESEEDEEEPDFAVHSHIPPLHCNRNIVLTNGPSLYASSPFGKKPAPSRPGCPGCAPYEPPTFFLQEPPEDLHNGGDRVSYKTVSQEDLDLPVSVANLQALNPNRLSAMREAFSRSRSISTDV, translated from the exons ATGACAGCCGGGACCGTGGTCATCACAGGTGGAATATTAGCGACTGTCATTTTGCTTTGTATCATCGCCGTCCTCTGCTACTGTAGGCTCCAG TACTACTGCTGCAAGAAGGATGAGTccgaggaggatgaggaggagccCGATTTCGCCGTGCACTCCCACATCCCGCCGCTCCACTGCAACCGCAACATAGTGCTGACCAACGGCCCGTCCCTCTACGCCTCGTCACCCTTCGGCAAGAAGCCGGCACCGAGCCGGCCCGGTTGCCCCGGCTGCGCGCCGTATGAGCCCCCCACCTTCTTCTTGCAAGAGCCCCCCGAGGACCTGCACAACGGGGGTGACCGGGTGAGCTACAAGACGGTCAGCCAGGAAGACCTCGACCTGCCGGTGAGCGTGGCCAACCTGCAGGCGCTCAACCCCAACCGGCTCTCGGCCATGCGGGAAGCTTTCTCCCGCAGCCGCAGCATAAGCACCGATGTGTGA